A portion of the Stella humosa genome contains these proteins:
- a CDS encoding tautomerase family protein, which translates to MPFVNVRLVAGPDQAKKDEMARKIADAIHTVNGSAKESVWVVFEEVAAEDWYLGERSVAEIRKSKK; encoded by the coding sequence ATGCCGTTCGTCAATGTCCGTCTCGTCGCCGGCCCCGACCAGGCCAAGAAGGACGAGATGGCCCGCAAGATCGCCGATGCCATCCACACCGTGAACGGCAGCGCCAAGGAATCCGTCTGGGTGGTGTTCGAGGAAGTGGCCGCCGAGGACTGGTATCTGGGTGAGCGGTCGGTGGCCGAGATCCGCAAGAGCAAGAAATGA
- a CDS encoding winged helix-turn-helix domain-containing protein yields MSPPPDKPAPRGVTRLARNPARGGGEARLTIRVDFGEHGALGPGKIRLLELIGAQGSISAAGRAMGMSYRRAWLLVDSLNQAFREPMVATQHGGSGGGGAVLTAAGQALIARYRRMEAEVESAAGQHLAAFAASLSERPPAFVAPDMDDEG; encoded by the coding sequence ATGAGCCCGCCCCCCGACAAGCCCGCACCACGCGGCGTCACCCGCCTTGCCCGCAACCCGGCCCGCGGCGGGGGCGAGGCTCGGCTGACGATCCGCGTCGATTTCGGCGAGCATGGGGCGCTGGGGCCGGGCAAGATCCGCCTGCTCGAGCTGATCGGCGCCCAGGGCTCGATCTCGGCCGCGGGGCGCGCGATGGGCATGTCCTACCGCCGCGCCTGGCTGCTGGTCGACAGCCTGAACCAGGCGTTCCGCGAACCCATGGTGGCGACCCAGCATGGCGGATCGGGCGGCGGTGGGGCCGTGCTGACGGCCGCCGGCCAGGCCCTGATCGCGCGCTATCGCCGGATGGAGGCAGAGGTCGAGAGCGCCGCCGGCCAGCACCTCGCGGCATTCGCGGCATCCCTGTCCGAGCGCCCGCCCGCATTCGTCGCCCCCGACATGGACGACGAGGGCTAG
- a CDS encoding LysR family transcriptional regulator produces MTRTRVDRAGDMEVFDAVVRAGSLSAAGRALGLTPSAVSRIVSRIETRLGVRLIVRTTRALRLTPEGEAYHLAARRILGDLAESESAIAYQAAPRGRLRVSVGLAYGRLTIVPLLAGFVARYPGIVVEINLSDELVDMLAGQADVAIRFGPLTDSPLTARRLGTNGRTIVASPDYLARAGTPQVPDDLLAHNCLNFSFRRADPAWPFRHQGRDYVLSVGGNIEANNGETLVQLAQQGVGIARVGSFHVDDDIAAGRLVRLLDAFNPGDTEDVHALFVGGASMPRRIRVFVDYLVERLHRPAATAG; encoded by the coding sequence ATGACACGGACCAGGGTCGATCGCGCGGGCGACATGGAGGTCTTCGACGCGGTCGTCCGGGCTGGCAGCCTGTCCGCTGCCGGGCGGGCGCTGGGGCTGACGCCATCGGCGGTCAGCCGCATCGTTTCGCGGATAGAAACGCGGCTCGGCGTCCGCCTCATCGTCCGCACGACGCGGGCGCTGCGGCTGACGCCAGAGGGCGAGGCCTATCACCTGGCGGCGCGGCGGATCCTGGGCGACCTGGCCGAATCCGAGAGCGCCATCGCCTATCAGGCCGCCCCGCGCGGCCGGCTGCGCGTCAGCGTCGGGCTGGCCTATGGCCGGCTGACGATCGTCCCGTTATTGGCCGGGTTCGTCGCGCGCTATCCGGGGATCGTCGTCGAGATCAATCTCAGCGACGAACTGGTGGACATGCTGGCGGGCCAGGCCGACGTGGCGATCCGCTTCGGGCCGCTGACCGACAGCCCGCTGACCGCCCGGCGGCTCGGCACCAACGGCCGCACGATCGTCGCATCGCCGGATTACCTGGCGCGGGCCGGCACGCCGCAAGTGCCGGACGATCTGCTCGCCCACAACTGCCTCAACTTCAGCTTCCGGCGCGCCGACCCCGCCTGGCCGTTCCGCCACCAGGGGCGCGACTACGTGCTGAGCGTCGGCGGCAACATCGAGGCCAACAACGGGGAAACGCTGGTGCAACTGGCCCAGCAGGGCGTCGGCATCGCCCGGGTGGGCAGCTTCCATGTCGACGACGACATCGCGGCCGGCCGGCTGGTCCGGCTGCTGGACGCGTTCAACCCCGGCGATACCGAGGACGTGCACGCCCTGTTCGTCGGTGGCGCCAGCATGCCGCGGCGCATCCGCGTCTTCGTCGACTACCTCGTCGAGCGATTGCACCGGCCCGCCGCCACGGCCGGCTAG
- the modC gene encoding molybdenum ABC transporter ATP-binding protein produces MRLDVDVRHRFGGFALDARFTGEAGLTALFGRSGSGKTSLVNIVAGLVRPDEGRVVVDGRVLVDRAAGVFVPRHRRRIGYIFQESRLFPHLSVRHNLLYGRWFTRAADRRDGLDRVVAILGIDHLLDRRPAGLSGGERQRVAIGRALLASPRILLMDEPLAALDHARKAEILPYIERLRDEAGIPILYVSHAIDEVARLAGTVVLMAGGRVLASGPAGQILARVDLEPLAGADEAGAVLEGRVESVDDGFGLATVHSPAGPLLVPGQGLAAGARLRLRIRARDVMLATVPPQGISALNQFAGRIVAIAEGQGAAADVQVACGAAVLVARVTRRSVEQLGLRPGLPVFAVVKSVAIDPG; encoded by the coding sequence ATGCGGCTCGACGTCGATGTCCGCCACCGCTTCGGGGGCTTCGCGCTGGATGCCCGCTTCACCGGCGAGGCCGGGCTGACGGCGCTCTTCGGCCGCTCCGGCTCGGGCAAGACCTCGCTCGTCAACATCGTGGCCGGGCTGGTGCGGCCGGACGAGGGGCGCGTGGTGGTCGACGGGCGGGTGCTGGTGGATCGGGCGGCCGGCGTCTTCGTGCCGCGCCACCGCCGGCGCATTGGCTACATCTTCCAGGAATCGCGCCTCTTCCCCCATCTCAGCGTCCGCCACAACCTGCTGTATGGCCGCTGGTTCACCCGTGCGGCCGACCGCCGCGACGGCCTGGACCGGGTGGTGGCGATCCTCGGCATCGACCATCTCCTGGATCGCCGGCCGGCCGGGCTGTCGGGCGGCGAGCGCCAGCGGGTGGCGATCGGCCGGGCGCTGCTGGCCAGCCCGCGCATCCTCCTGATGGACGAGCCGCTGGCCGCCCTCGACCATGCCCGCAAGGCCGAGATCCTGCCTTACATCGAACGCCTGCGCGACGAAGCGGGCATCCCGATCCTCTATGTCAGCCACGCGATCGACGAGGTGGCGCGCCTCGCCGGCACGGTCGTGCTGATGGCGGGCGGGCGCGTGCTGGCGTCGGGGCCGGCGGGCCAGATCCTGGCCCGCGTCGACCTGGAACCCCTGGCGGGCGCCGACGAGGCGGGCGCGGTGCTGGAGGGGCGGGTGGAATCGGTCGATGACGGGTTCGGCCTGGCGACGGTGCATTCCCCGGCCGGGCCGCTGCTCGTGCCGGGGCAGGGGCTGGCGGCGGGTGCCCGCCTGCGCCTGCGCATCCGCGCCCGCGACGTGATGCTGGCGACCGTCCCGCCACAGGGGATCAGCGCCCTCAACCAGTTCGCGGGCCGGATCGTCGCCATCGCCGAGGGTCAGGGGGCCGCGGCCGACGTGCAGGTCGCCTGTGGTGCCGCGGTGCTGGTCGCCCGCGTGACGCGCCGGTCGGTGGAGCAGTTGGGCCTGCGGCCGGGGCTACCCGTCTTCGCCGTCGTCAAGTCGGTCGCGATCGACCCCGGATAG
- the modB gene encoding molybdate ABC transporter permease subunit has translation MLGLTDAEMAAIRLSLLVAGWATAASLPVAVLVALALARGRFPGVGLLNALVHLPLIMPPVVTGYLLLLLFGRRGVLGAFLAEHLGIVLAFRWTGAALAAAVMGFPLMVRAIRLSLEAVDRRLEDAAGTLGAAPAWVFLTVTLPLTLPGIIAGTVLCFAKAMGEFGATITFVSSIPGETQTLPSAIYAFTQVPGGDAGALRLTAISVAISVAALLASEWLARRAGHRLGLDVRAST, from the coding sequence ATGCTGGGCCTGACCGACGCCGAGATGGCGGCGATCCGCCTCAGCCTGCTGGTCGCGGGCTGGGCCACCGCGGCCAGCCTGCCGGTGGCGGTCCTGGTGGCGCTGGCGCTGGCGCGCGGGCGGTTTCCCGGCGTCGGGCTGCTGAACGCGCTGGTCCACCTGCCGCTGATCATGCCGCCGGTGGTGACGGGCTACCTGCTGTTGCTGCTGTTCGGGCGCCGGGGGGTGCTGGGCGCCTTCCTGGCCGAGCATCTGGGGATCGTGCTGGCGTTCCGCTGGACCGGGGCGGCGCTGGCCGCCGCCGTCATGGGTTTCCCTCTGATGGTGCGCGCGATCCGCCTGTCCCTGGAAGCGGTCGACCGCCGGCTGGAGGATGCCGCCGGCACGCTGGGGGCGGCCCCCGCCTGGGTGTTCCTCACCGTCACCCTGCCGCTGACGCTGCCCGGCATCATCGCCGGCACCGTGTTGTGCTTCGCTAAGGCGATGGGCGAATTCGGCGCCACGATCACCTTCGTCTCCAGCATCCCGGGCGAAACCCAGACCCTGCCGTCGGCCATCTATGCCTTCACCCAGGTGCCGGGCGGGGACGCCGGCGCGCTGCGGCTGACGGCGATCTCGGTCGCGATCTCGGTGGCGGCGCTGCTGGCATCGGAATGGCTGGCGCGGCGTGCGGGTCACCGGCTGGGGCTCGACGTGCGGGCCAGCACCTGA
- a CDS encoding response regulator, translating into MKAGRDMRALVVDDVPEIRELISVLLTGDGFRVEDMAESAEEAFLRLKLDEPAAAAAVDVILLDVMLPGIDGIAACGRIKSDPRYRDVPVLMVTARQENASLQQAFAAGAADYIRKPVQKSELLARVRSALRLRMDADRRPEPELPAKGAPGRVVDPQLLLPHRELIDATLEAAALADRSPPMALVAIRIDGHVALAERHGGEALLRLNLALADRMGREPGCLGDLMAQDGEDRLFILLRRTQAPDAEARTRRWVAAIAAADLGADAGIAGVTASAGMAWCPGDLPGGLRELPGRALAALHAAANSGGGRLEIA; encoded by the coding sequence ATGAAGGCAGGGCGGGACATGCGTGCGCTGGTGGTCGACGACGTGCCGGAGATCCGGGAGCTGATCAGCGTGCTCCTGACCGGCGACGGCTTCCGCGTCGAGGACATGGCGGAATCGGCCGAGGAGGCGTTCCTGCGGCTGAAGCTGGACGAGCCGGCCGCCGCCGCCGCGGTCGACGTGATCCTGCTCGACGTCATGCTGCCGGGGATCGACGGCATCGCCGCCTGCGGCCGGATCAAGAGCGACCCCCGCTATCGCGACGTGCCGGTCCTGATGGTGACGGCCCGCCAGGAGAATGCCTCCCTGCAGCAGGCGTTCGCCGCCGGGGCGGCCGACTATATCCGCAAGCCAGTGCAGAAGTCGGAACTGCTGGCCCGCGTCCGCTCGGCGCTGCGGCTGCGCATGGATGCCGACCGCCGGCCCGAGCCGGAGCTGCCGGCCAAGGGCGCCCCCGGCCGGGTCGTCGACCCGCAACTGCTGCTGCCCCATCGCGAACTGATCGACGCCACGCTGGAGGCCGCAGCCCTGGCCGACCGGTCGCCGCCGATGGCGCTGGTGGCGATCCGCATCGACGGGCACGTTGCCCTGGCCGAGCGCCATGGCGGGGAAGCGTTGCTGCGCCTGAACCTGGCGCTCGCCGACCGGATGGGCCGCGAACCCGGCTGCCTGGGCGACCTCATGGCCCAGGATGGCGAGGATCGCCTGTTCATCCTGTTGCGCCGGACCCAGGCCCCCGATGCCGAGGCGCGGACCCGCCGCTGGGTAGCCGCGATCGCGGCCGCCGACCTCGGCGCCGACGCCGGCATCGCCGGCGTGACGGCCAGTGCCGGCATGGCGTGGTGCCCGGGCGACCTGCCGGGAGGCTTGCGGGAGCTGCCCGGCCGCGCGCTGGCCGCCCTCCACGCGGCCGCCAACAGCGGCGGCGGCCGGCTGGAGATCGCCTGA
- a CDS encoding mannose-1-phosphate guanylyltransferase/mannose-6-phosphate isomerase, with the protein MSRADLPKQLLPLLGPTSLLQETATRVTDAALFAPPLVVCNEDHRFLVAEQLRAIGVQPSAIVLEPVGRNTAPAVAVAAAIIARTDPGGVMLVLPSDHHIADLAAFHAAVARAAAAAAEGRFALFGIKPTGPDSGYGYIVQGAAAGLEGVFKVDRFVEKPPRAEAEALLATGHGWWNSGIFVLRCDQYLAEIERLQPAVAAAAAAAVAAGGGDLDFLRLGRDAFAASPSISIDHAVMEHTGDAVVVPVEMTWSDLGSWQALWEITAKDGDGNAFSGDVVALDSRDCYVRGDKRLVALLGVEGISVVDTDDALIVMARERSQDVRRIVDLLAARKRREVKSHKRIYRPWGYYETIDLGVRHQVKHIQVKEGGQLSLQMHHHRAEHWIVVSGTARVTCGNEDRLLQENESIYIPLGQRHRLENPGRIPLHLIEVQTGSYLGEDDIVRFEDTYGRA; encoded by the coding sequence ATGTCCCGCGCCGACCTGCCCAAGCAGTTGCTGCCTCTGCTGGGGCCGACATCGCTCTTGCAGGAGACGGCAACGCGGGTGACGGACGCGGCCTTGTTCGCCCCGCCGCTCGTCGTCTGCAACGAGGACCACCGTTTCCTGGTGGCCGAGCAGCTGCGCGCCATCGGCGTCCAGCCGTCGGCGATCGTGCTGGAGCCGGTCGGGCGCAACACGGCACCGGCCGTGGCCGTGGCGGCCGCCATCATCGCCCGCACCGACCCGGGCGGGGTGATGCTGGTGCTGCCGTCAGACCACCACATCGCCGACCTGGCGGCCTTCCACGCGGCGGTCGCGCGCGCCGCCGCCGCGGCGGCGGAAGGCCGCTTCGCGCTTTTCGGCATCAAGCCGACCGGGCCGGACAGCGGCTACGGGTATATCGTGCAGGGGGCGGCCGCCGGCCTCGAGGGCGTCTTCAAGGTCGATCGCTTCGTGGAAAAGCCGCCGCGCGCCGAGGCCGAGGCCCTGCTGGCCACCGGCCATGGCTGGTGGAACAGCGGCATCTTCGTGCTGCGCTGCGACCAGTACCTGGCCGAGATCGAGCGGCTGCAGCCGGCGGTGGCGGCGGCAGCAGCGGCGGCGGTTGCGGCCGGCGGCGGCGACCTCGACTTCCTGCGGCTCGGCCGCGACGCGTTCGCGGCCTCGCCCTCCATCTCGATCGACCATGCGGTGATGGAGCACACCGGCGACGCCGTGGTCGTGCCGGTGGAGATGACCTGGAGCGACCTCGGCTCCTGGCAGGCCTTGTGGGAGATCACGGCCAAGGATGGGGACGGCAACGCCTTTTCCGGCGATGTCGTGGCCCTGGACAGCCGCGACTGCTACGTGCGCGGCGACAAGCGGCTGGTGGCGCTGCTGGGCGTCGAGGGCATCAGCGTCGTCGATACCGACGACGCCCTGATCGTCATGGCGCGCGAGCGCTCGCAGGACGTGCGCCGGATCGTCGACCTGCTGGCGGCCCGCAAGCGCCGCGAAGTGAAGAGCCACAAGCGCATCTATCGGCCATGGGGCTACTACGAGACGATCGACCTCGGCGTGCGCCACCAGGTGAAGCACATCCAGGTCAAGGAAGGCGGACAGCTATCCTTGCAGATGCACCACCATCGCGCGGAACACTGGATCGTCGTCAGCGGCACCGCCCGCGTGACCTGCGGCAACGAAGATCGACTGCTGCAGGAGAACGAATCCATCTACATTCCACTGGGGCAGCGTCATAGACTGGAAAATCCCGGCCGCATTCCGCTTCACCTGATCGAAGTGCAGACCGGCAGCTACCTCGGGGAGGACGATATCGTGCGGTTCGAGGACACCTACGGCCGAGCGTGA
- a CDS encoding ATP-binding protein: MSDGQPSGHRRHSWTTVISLVVTGYIAILVVAIAGNWVTAQQDRQAMLQATERAASATALLLAEYVDRTIQAIDLHMHGVAETFLQSGESLETFLERTTPLARQGIQQLPQAMGFAVTDAAGIVRLAAAQETIGMNFGLNPNFRLLAADPSRRYIHSRPMMMPQIGQRAVVFAWPLRDAAGKFHGAVGTMLNADYFATIMGRLAASGSAHAGAIAYPDGTILAAYGMGKADNAGRWMLPAGTGGQVPRDGGVRVAYFNGVLGDNEGAWMLASAGIPGFGQNAVVAVDLEEVLAPVHERSLLLAAFSVGGLLVLAIFSWVVLRSYRAQAQALATAETANRAKTGFLAVLSHEIRTPMNAILGMNRLLRTAPDLPPRLHHHTSIIRSAGENLLAVLNDMLDVSKIEAGLLELETVDFDLEQLLDEVISLFRPAAAEKGLELRLHPLSPPPPFLRGDPVRIQQILGNLIGNALKFTREGRVDVHIVVRGAVRGDPSGRPVALRIEVRDTGIGIPDDHRQRLFKPFAQADSSITRRFGGTGLGLVICRRLSQLMGGDIDFDSKEGVGSRFHVNLGLITAEARRPREAGTWVMPALPSMAILVAEDSALNQELMRETLQAAGHRVTIAENGREVVKAAERGGFDLILMDVRMPDMDGVEATRRIRAGSGPAATLPIIGLTADATEAQRVECLAAGMEAVLVKPVDFSRLWQVAAGLVRTPPVAIDAVPRAVAEPEPAAPAPSDPVPSDDRPALIDTQRRERTAAAIGSEQERRLFQAMLESVEETLTTLAEPDLPADQVRAAAHRAKGAAANLGSPRLAHLLGEVEAAARAGEAMAAGRLDGLRSTLKAVSAAAA, encoded by the coding sequence ATGTCGGACGGCCAGCCATCCGGCCATCGCCGGCATTCCTGGACCACCGTCATCTCCCTCGTCGTCACCGGCTATATCGCCATCCTGGTGGTGGCGATCGCGGGCAACTGGGTGACGGCGCAGCAGGATCGGCAGGCGATGCTGCAGGCGACGGAGCGTGCGGCCTCGGCCACGGCGCTGTTGCTGGCCGAATATGTCGACCGCACCATCCAGGCGATCGACCTGCACATGCACGGCGTCGCCGAGACCTTCCTGCAATCGGGCGAAAGCCTGGAGACGTTTCTCGAGCGCACGACGCCCCTGGCGCGCCAGGGCATCCAGCAGCTGCCGCAGGCGATGGGCTTTGCCGTCACCGACGCCGCGGGGATCGTGCGGCTGGCGGCGGCCCAGGAAACGATCGGCATGAATTTCGGCCTGAATCCCAATTTCCGCCTGCTGGCCGCGGACCCGTCGCGGCGCTACATCCACTCCCGCCCGATGATGATGCCGCAGATCGGCCAGCGCGCGGTGGTGTTCGCCTGGCCGCTGCGCGACGCCGCCGGCAAGTTCCACGGTGCGGTCGGCACGATGCTGAACGCCGACTATTTCGCCACCATCATGGGCCGGCTGGCGGCCAGCGGCAGCGCCCATGCCGGTGCCATCGCCTATCCGGATGGGACGATCCTGGCCGCCTATGGCATGGGCAAGGCCGACAATGCGGGCCGCTGGATGCTGCCGGCCGGGACCGGCGGACAGGTCCCGCGCGACGGCGGCGTCCGCGTTGCCTATTTCAACGGGGTTCTGGGCGACAACGAGGGTGCCTGGATGCTGGCGTCGGCGGGCATTCCCGGCTTCGGCCAGAACGCGGTGGTGGCCGTCGACCTCGAGGAGGTGCTGGCCCCCGTGCATGAGCGATCGCTGCTGCTGGCCGCCTTCTCGGTCGGCGGCCTGCTGGTGCTGGCGATCTTCTCGTGGGTGGTCCTGCGGTCCTATCGCGCCCAGGCCCAGGCGCTGGCCACGGCCGAGACCGCCAATCGCGCCAAGACCGGCTTCCTGGCCGTCCTCAGTCACGAGATCCGCACGCCGATGAACGCCATCCTCGGCATGAACCGGCTGCTGCGGACCGCCCCCGACCTGCCGCCCCGCCTGCATCACCACACCTCGATCATCCGTTCGGCCGGCGAGAACCTGCTGGCGGTCCTCAACGACATGCTGGACGTCTCGAAGATCGAGGCCGGGCTGCTGGAACTGGAAACCGTCGATTTCGACCTGGAGCAGCTGCTGGACGAGGTCATCTCCCTGTTCCGGCCGGCCGCGGCCGAAAAAGGGCTGGAGCTGCGCCTGCATCCCCTGTCGCCACCCCCGCCCTTCCTGCGCGGGGACCCGGTGCGCATCCAGCAGATCCTGGGCAACCTGATCGGCAACGCCCTCAAGTTCACCCGTGAGGGGCGGGTCGACGTGCATATCGTCGTGCGCGGCGCCGTCCGCGGCGACCCCTCCGGCCGGCCGGTCGCGCTGCGGATCGAGGTGCGCGACACCGGGATCGGCATTCCAGACGACCATCGCCAGCGCCTGTTCAAGCCCTTCGCGCAGGCCGACAGCTCGATCACGCGCCGCTTCGGCGGTACCGGCCTGGGCCTGGTGATCTGCCGCCGGCTGAGCCAACTCATGGGCGGCGACATCGATTTCGACAGCAAGGAGGGGGTCGGCAGCCGCTTCCACGTCAATCTGGGCCTGATCACCGCCGAGGCGCGGCGGCCGCGCGAGGCCGGCACCTGGGTGATGCCGGCCTTGCCGTCCATGGCCATCCTGGTGGCCGAGGATTCCGCCCTGAACCAGGAACTGATGCGCGAGACGCTACAGGCGGCGGGGCATCGGGTGACGATCGCCGAGAACGGGCGCGAGGTGGTGAAGGCGGCCGAGCGCGGCGGCTTCGACCTGATCCTGATGGATGTGCGCATGCCCGACATGGATGGGGTCGAGGCGACGCGGCGCATCCGCGCCGGCAGCGGACCGGCCGCCACCCTGCCGATCATCGGCCTGACCGCAGACGCGACCGAGGCGCAGCGCGTGGAATGCCTGGCGGCCGGCATGGAGGCGGTGCTGGTGAAGCCGGTGGATTTCTCGCGCCTTTGGCAGGTGGCCGCCGGGCTGGTGCGCACACCGCCCGTGGCGATCGACGCCGTGCCGCGCGCGGTCGCTGAGCCAGAGCCGGCCGCCCCCGCGCCATCCGACCCCGTGCCATCCGACGACCGCCCGGCGCTGATCGACACCCAGCGCCGCGAGCGGACCGCTGCCGCCATCGGCAGCGAGCAGGAACGCCGGCTGTTCCAGGCCATGCTCGAGAGCGTGGAGGAAACGCTGACGACGCTGGCCGAACCCGACCTGCCGGCCGACCAGGTGCGCGCCGCCGCCCACCGCGCCAAGGGGGCGGCGGCCAATCTCGGCAGCCCGCGCCTGGCGCACCTGCTGGGCGAGGTGGAGGCCGCCGCGCGTGCCGGCGAGGCCATGGCGGCGGGACGCCTGGACGGCCTGCGCTCGACGCTGAAGGCAGTGTCGGCGGCTGCGGCCTGA
- a CDS encoding CaiB/BaiF CoA transferase family protein, translated as MAPLDGITVIDFSTLLPGPLATLILAEAGATVLKIERPGTGEDMRAYPPAFGQDSVNFALLNRGKRSIAIDLKAPGAVDRLLPLIDRADVVVEQFRPGVMDRLGLGWERLSQRNPRLVYCAITGFGQSGPKAQVAGHDLNYMAETGLLALAAGPDGAPVVPPALVADIAGGTYPAVINILLALAQRQHTGTGQRLDIAMTDNLFTFMYWAMGDGIAGGAWPRPAGARVTGGSARYRIYRTRDGAYMAAAPLEDRFWKIFCEVVDLPAAARDDSADPEATARVVAERIASRTAAEWQAAFTGRDCCTVLVNSLKDAMADPHFVARGLFDRGLLDGLGNRMPALKTPVVPGMTATPAEAGYPALGEANGLLDR; from the coding sequence ATGGCCCCCTTGGACGGCATCACCGTCATCGACTTCTCGACCCTGCTGCCGGGGCCGCTCGCCACCTTGATCCTGGCCGAGGCCGGCGCCACCGTGCTGAAGATCGAGCGGCCGGGCACGGGCGAGGACATGCGTGCCTATCCACCCGCCTTCGGCCAGGACAGCGTCAACTTCGCGCTCCTCAACCGCGGCAAGCGCTCCATCGCCATCGACCTGAAGGCGCCGGGTGCCGTCGACCGGCTGCTGCCGCTGATCGACCGCGCCGACGTGGTGGTCGAGCAGTTCCGGCCGGGCGTGATGGATCGCCTGGGCCTGGGCTGGGAGCGGCTGTCCCAGCGCAATCCGCGTCTGGTCTATTGCGCCATCACCGGCTTCGGCCAGAGCGGGCCCAAGGCCCAGGTCGCCGGCCACGACCTGAACTACATGGCCGAGACCGGGCTGCTGGCGTTGGCCGCCGGGCCGGACGGCGCGCCGGTGGTGCCGCCGGCCCTGGTCGCCGACATCGCCGGGGGCACCTATCCGGCCGTCATCAACATCCTGCTGGCGCTGGCCCAGCGGCAGCACACCGGGACCGGCCAGCGGCTCGACATCGCCATGACCGACAACCTCTTCACCTTCATGTACTGGGCGATGGGCGACGGCATCGCCGGGGGCGCCTGGCCGCGGCCGGCAGGCGCCCGGGTGACCGGCGGCTCGGCGCGCTACCGCATCTATCGCACCCGCGACGGCGCCTACATGGCTGCCGCCCCGCTGGAAGACCGCTTCTGGAAGATCTTCTGCGAGGTGGTCGACCTGCCGGCCGCGGCCCGCGACGACAGCGCCGACCCGGAAGCCACCGCGCGCGTGGTGGCCGAGCGCATCGCCAGCCGCACGGCTGCCGAATGGCAGGCCGCTTTCACCGGGCGCGACTGCTGCACCGTCCTGGTGAACAGCCTGAAGGACGCCATGGCCGACCCGCATTTCGTCGCCCGCGGCCTGTTCGACCGCGGGCTGCTGGACGGCCTGGGCAACCGCATGCCGGCGTTGAAGACGCCGGTGGTGCCGGGCATGACCGCCACCCCGGCCGAGGCGGGCTATCCCGCCCTGGGCGAGGCCAACGGCCTGCTCGACCGATGA
- a CDS encoding ABC transporter substrate-binding protein yields MKKNWALAAILSLVGVASPAFGQGQLNLYCSVQVEWCQAIATNFERDTKVKVAMTQKGSGETFAQIRAEAQNPKADVWFGGTGDPHMAAAEENLTVAYESANLKDLHPWARKQWEQSNKRAVGVYAGALGFGFNRELLAKKNQAAPACWADLVKPGFKGEIQMANPNSSGTAYVMIATLVQLMGEDKSFEYMKALHPNINAYTRSGTAPIKAVARGETGVSISFVHDAVVEANAGFPADYATPCEGTGFEIGSMSIIAGSRNLPNARKFYDWALTAPAQRLGYDAGKQLQTPANMSAPLPPKAPDLTKMKLIDYDFAKYGKAAERKRLIERWDRDIGSLPRG; encoded by the coding sequence ATGAAGAAGAACTGGGCGCTCGCCGCCATCCTGTCCCTGGTCGGGGTCGCCAGCCCGGCTTTCGGCCAGGGCCAGCTCAACCTCTATTGCTCGGTCCAGGTGGAATGGTGCCAGGCCATCGCCACCAACTTCGAGCGCGACACCAAGGTGAAGGTGGCGATGACGCAGAAGGGCTCGGGCGAGACCTTCGCGCAGATCCGCGCCGAGGCGCAGAATCCGAAAGCGGACGTGTGGTTCGGCGGCACCGGCGACCCGCACATGGCCGCCGCCGAGGAGAACCTGACGGTCGCCTACGAGAGCGCCAACCTGAAGGACCTCCACCCCTGGGCCCGCAAGCAGTGGGAGCAGTCGAACAAGCGCGCGGTCGGCGTCTATGCCGGGGCGCTGGGCTTCGGCTTCAACCGCGAGCTGCTGGCCAAGAAGAATCAGGCAGCACCCGCCTGCTGGGCCGACCTGGTGAAGCCGGGCTTCAAGGGCGAGATCCAGATGGCCAACCCGAACTCGTCGGGCACCGCCTATGTGATGATCGCGACGCTGGTCCAGCTCATGGGCGAGGACAAGTCGTTCGAGTACATGAAGGCGCTCCACCCCAACATCAACGCCTACACCCGGTCGGGCACCGCGCCGATCAAGGCGGTGGCCCGCGGCGAGACGGGCGTGTCGATCAGCTTCGTGCATGACGCGGTGGTGGAGGCGAATGCCGGCTTCCCCGCCGACTATGCGACGCCGTGCGAGGGCACCGGCTTCGAGATCGGCTCCATGTCGATCATCGCCGGGTCCCGCAACCTGCCCAACGCGCGCAAGTTCTACGACTGGGCGCTGACGGCGCCGGCCCAGCGCCTGGGCTACGACGCGGGCAAGCAGTTGCAGACGCCCGCCAACATGAGCGCACCGCTGCCGCCCAAGGCGCCCGACCTGACGAAGATGAAGCTCATCGACTACGACTTCGCCAAGTATGGCAAGGCGGCCGAGCGCAAGCGCCTGATCGAGCGGTGGGACCGCGACATCGGCAGCCTGCCGCGCGGCTGA